In Miscanthus floridulus cultivar M001 chromosome 8, ASM1932011v1, whole genome shotgun sequence, the sequence AGTCTTGCTACTTGTGTTTCAGTCTTGCATTTCATTTGCCAAGCTTATGGCTGTAAAATTTTTCTTGGACGCATGCCAAAGTGGAGTGGTAGTCGTAAGGAGAGAATTGACCCAATTCCAGAAACTTCTATATTAACTGAAACAGTACGGACGTATTTAAACATGTGCAAGATCTCGAGGTCATATCTGTAAAAAGACCACCACGCTCAGGCGGAAGCGGAGACTGGAAATCGGGAGGGAGACCAGAGACGAGACCCCGCGAGATCGCCAGAGATGGAGCCAAGAGCTGCAATCCACAGATCCGGCGCCCTCCTACTCCTCGCCGCCATCCTCGCAGCAGCCGTCACCTCCGCATCCGCCATCGGTGACAGGTGCGCCGCCTGCAAGGCCGTTGCTGTAAGTTCCTCTTCTCTTCGCCTTTCTCTACCCCCATTATCGGAGCACCCTATTAAGTGTGTCTTGGAAACGTTTTACGTCAGCGAAGTGAAGAAATTAGCTTCGATCTTTTCCGCTCGTCGTGAAGCTGTAGTCCAAGATAGATCGTGGCCTGGATCATGTAGCGTTCTCTGAATAATTTCGATGCTGGTGGAGTCAAAGTTTGAACTTTTGCAGATACAGGGCCCTGACTAGCACTGTTGTGTTGATAAATTGAAATTGCTGAATGGATTAACGAGATGTTGCACTGAGGTAGTGGGAATACACCATTTTGTTGGAAAGACTCAATTTTGAGTTCCAGTGACATATGCTAGTACCTCTTAGTGCCTCTCTACTGTCACCAAATGGGATTTGTGTTTCATATGCTGCATTTTGTTCCAGCAATTTGGGATGTACACTATACATTCTGATGTGTCTCTTTATCTTCTTTCCAGGCGGAGCTAGAGATTGGAATTTCGAGTGTAAGTGAATCAATAGCTTGTCCTTCAGTTGCCTTTAATTTAGTGATCCGAGTTTCCAATCATTCTTTACAATGCTGATTACGgttttatttttattaaatactatctccattccaaattgtaagatgttttggcttttatatatttgtaggttttgctatgcatttagatatacactatgtctagatacataataaaaacaatgtatttagaaaagctaaaacgtcttataatttggaatggagggagtagtatctTTATCTTTCTCAAGTGTGAAAATACTTTTTTTTTACAATTAACAAAGCAATCAATCCATAATCTTAGTAGTGTATTATCATATTAGTTTTTTGGAACCATTTGGTCAATTTTTTGTTCCTGAATCCTGTAATGCAGGAGAAGCCGAGAAATCACTTGGACTTGCGCAACCGCTTAAATTCTAAAGGTCAGAGGGAGGGGAAGGTCATTGATTACAGGTAAAAGAAGACAGCATGAGCACATACATTTTTTAATGACAAAATTGATGCATACTTGAAAAATATTTAGTGGAACAATCCTTGATTTAACATTCCACATGGAGACCATTCAATCTTGACAAGCATTGTTTGGCCTCACATACTTGTAGCAATTTATGGACATATTTTGTCACTTACTTTTGTAATGTTATGTACTTGGTTCTGCATACATGGTGCAGGGTCAGTGAGCTTCGGGTTGTAGAACTTCTGGATGGCCTATGTGATAAGATGCAAGATTATACCTTAAAGAAGGTAGGAAATAAAGATTTATAATTGTTTTAGAATTTGCACTTAACACTATATTATTGATGCTGCATCCCTTTTCTACATCCTCTGCCCCATATTATAGgtagttttggcttttctaggtacatagcttttgctatgctcCTAGATATacgatatgtctagatacataataaaagttatgtatctagaaaagccaaaacgacctataaattggaatggagggagtatgtatcaAGTGTTATAAACATGCCATAAATATGAACTAGGTTTTCACTTTTTAGTATACTTTGAATATGCTAAGCATTTATCCACCTAACATATTTTTTGTATGCAGTTGGAATCAGGTGAAAAGGGATGGGTTAAAGTAACAGACTGGAATAGCTTTCAAACTGGTAATTTTTACCAACTTTGTGGCTCCTGTTTACTCTTCTGATGGCCTGTTACTATATTGAAACTGAGAGCCCGAAGTGCAATGTCAATCCATAGTTTCTCAATTATGCTAATGCATTCTTTCTGCTTAATCGTTCTCTTACACGCATCATCCCAGAAAAATGCAGGCACCAGGTTTAGAACTGTGTTTTTGATAGTTACTGTATGTGCTTACGTGATAGTCTTATTACAAGCAATTCTGATTCAGTGATGTAAATATATAATCTTGGAGGATAGTACAAAAAGAAATGGCCCTAGTAATTGATCCAAGACAAGGAAATGAACTTGCATTTTCTTATGGTAAATCAAAATGCTGAATGCTTGCCAAGCAAAGAACAAGCACTGCCTTTGGGTTTGTTTTGCTTCATTGTAATAAAAATTTATCTGTGTATAAGGACTGTTTCTAAATATCTGACCTTTATTGCTTATTGTCgttctttttgcagaaaataaGGCAGCAGCACGAGCGCATTCGAAAAATTTGTCCACCTTCTGTGGAAGGTACAATATTTTCCCAgttattttaaaaaaattgacGGATAGAATAGGCAGCATATATTGTTtgaaattttcattaatttttttaatatttaGCTGGCAGAACATATAATGTACGCATAATCTTGTTCTCATTTGTGTGGATACAAAATTTGTATGTGTCTTGGTCAATTACATCCCCCACCCTCCCAAACATGTTATGCATGCCTTTTCCTAATTGCTTATTTTTTTTTATTACCTGTTAAGTTTCACTCTTGATTACTTGACTTTAAGGCAAGGCTAAACAAACTCTTCAGTCACCATGTGCTTTAAAGCATAACTTTATTGGTTGTGTAAAGATAATATTGGCTTTCTGTGATTTCTGTAAGAATCATACCAACTATTTGAGTGGATGAGCTAACCAGCTTCACTTACTACACAGGCTACTGGAGGAAACAGAGGATGAGGTAGGCTTGTGTTGGGTGGAATTGACTACAATTTTGTTTTAGCAAATACGGAGTTACACCTAATCTTTAGCATGCTTAATAGCTGCATTCAATGTTTTGAATCATATGGTTTTTATGCATTTAGTCGGAACATGATCTTATATGGATTTTGATTATTTTTTCTGGTTCATCTGCAGCTTGCTGAGTGGATAAAAACAAGCTCCACAGAATCAGAAAATGTAAGCAAGGCCCTTTGTGAAGATATTAGCAAACACTGTCAATCCACAAGGTATTTACAGCTGATAATGGTATTTGTGCCTGCATATAAATAATCACAATGAGCATGCATGTCAATGTGGTGATTCCAAAAAATGATCCTTTCCTTTCAGCCAAAtttcaaaacaacattttgtcaCAATGCCATGGCAGCTGCTAGATTCTTTTAACACACTTGTAAAATAACAATGCAGGCTTGTTTTACATTCACAGTTCGCACACACTTTTCCTCCTAATTTAGTTGCTCTAAAATATGCCTTTCGGTTTCTTTTTCCTTCCAGTGCTACCATCCAGATCGATGATGAACTATGACATGCCGGGCAGATCGTTGTTTGGCAAAGCAAAACAAGCGAAAGGCTGGGAAATGTCAAGGAACAAAGCTCTAGTAGTCCCTGACGCCATTTAGAGAGACATGAAGCTGCCAATTCTGATTGTTTGTGTTTCACTCGTATTTCTTGTAAACGGGACATGTAATTCGTGCCATATGATATTCTTGGTCAAAAGCTTAGACTGATCTGTAGAGAAAGcaacttgtaacaccctaaaatttgccacttttgaaaatagagttaaaatgatttatttgtgaattattgtgcacataaaaacataggaaaataaaaatttcattaatttaaaatttatcataaggtagaaacgtgtttgttgcattcatgccggtcgcacttcgtgtttctatgtgcaaaatgtgtgttttttatacgtttcgtagacgaatatctatctttaGGAATTTTCcaacttctttctggaatttaattcctacctccttcaccgtaatctttatgttccaagttcccaacaatatttttatgagctccaaatactttatttgggttcatcatgtttcaAAGTGTCTCTGGAAATTtaccccaaattttcggaggtcccagagtatttttcgtggcttaaatatcaattctagacttttctagaattattttatccacgaaattaattaattccgaaaataataaatctctcatttatcccaacgctcaaagcccatgtgcaataatcctaataaattctaaaggtccatgcatttatttactaatgggctttaatgtttatttaggcccattagtaaatgtggagggggtaatatcaattagtaccatatcgctagttgacgtggatatggggagtttttcttcctatatatatcaaccaaccccttgggcaaagcacaccaaaactaccatatggggagcccctagtttgggaaatccctcgtatagtaaattatatttttctcctctttctctcgccgttgTTGTCGCTGTCGCCGTTGCCGTTGTCGTCTTGCTCCTCCTACGCCGCCTAGGTACCCCTAGGTAAGACCGCCATCCAAAATGTTTTCCCAGACTtcgtcttcttcttttaaaagcgtagtttcgttgatttagatccaaaatacgttttcaactatttacagaattgccactgattttgttttagccataacttctccgttttaactccgatttgatccgttcaacttgcgttaggtttgtaatttcataatctacgtgtttatactactgttcagtatgttttttacttttaaaattcatgattagatttaatctaatatttgactaaaagaaatcttgtttaaatcatatcttctgcgtcttagatccgttttagtccattcaagttgcgttagattcatagcgtcaagatctacgcgttagtaatagtgtttatcatgtcactaatactggaatttcatggtttgaatcatatcttaaataacaattatgcaactggattttataaatagaatataatttgtttcactttagttttataaatcaaatctaaatttgacttaaattataatctctataaaatatcttatatatgtttttataccattaagacacatgaagctaatagttttatgagtaaatctatcgatagttgtatctttttaaccatagcttcgattagcgtacttttcgcgtctgtgtgttcatcgtaagacgtagattcgttttacaaacttttcatcttaatttgatgtttgatgtattgttctaatttagatctattgtttgcttcgtgtatgattgcatggatgcatgtgtggtgttttatgattacgtccagtcagtgagatatacgtggtgaccaagaagaagtacgttgaagattaaagcttaccgaaggatcggtgttttaaggcaagtatagcatgggaccatccttgttgcctattcactgttaatcatttaattcatactgcatgtgtctaccttgactaccactaaggatatcctagtcttttgtacttgtaccttgactcctatggggtacTGCATTGGGtaatatgatgctagtgctcaactacaaccatgatcttgtaacttgactaatggtatatgcaataaacattaaaagatgctttttagcaacatggaacaagggggctagagcattgggctgttttatggtgctctagattcctctccctaaggacttatctgtaagtgatcatccgggacttacagtacagctgtgagggctatatggctctggctttagctcagtatgaggaccttttctagcttgttagtggttacctttattggcgtaagaatggcttgacgaatcgggtataggacagcctctactcttatgtgtatagccgtgatggaattgtgccattcgacagggggttcctacatctatttgccgagtgaatctaatggccctaacttattagacgaacctttgaaaggcttcatagtgaaccctgccgaccttccttggtagtgggtcaagaggctgatcacctcgggcgaaagggtaaatcacgactcacagtgaaagtgtacaacctctgcagagtgtaaaactggtatatcagccgtgctcacggtcacgagcggccttggaacatttacggaatagatgatgaacacagatgatactgatgatgaagatgctcactaatgattactgtttatgctattcattattcatttttacctgatcatgtgtttatgggcttgaggtgaacttgttgctactcaattgctaaaatcatgactcattaaaagctaatcgcagttaaaccggtgtcagccttttgagcctcatgaacctcacgttatatttgttgagtacgacatgtacttacgcttgctttattttcaattatttggataaaaatcccggatgggtatcagattgctagagtttagatgaattaggcttgtgatcaaccagtcagttgtccatgtggatttggagtcttcgtctgaagattggagttgtctttacactgtctatactctgaggttatattctttatactaatacgttatgtatttaagcattgtctattgatattacccttatttgtagctatatgtgagatttgacttcctgagctcacatatggtgtgtatctggttttgttgttaaaaccgggtgctacaaggaCATCAAATTTTGTTTACTGATGAGCTACAGTTAAAAACGGCCGGTTGAACTATCCTGTCAGGGGCTATCGGAAATCTGAATGTTTTATCTAAGGTTTTGTTGCCGAGTACGGTTTGATGATGACTGCCTGTAGGTCAGTGGCATCATCACCGAGGATTATATGCATTATTTTTATGAAA encodes:
- the LOC136475543 gene encoding uncharacterized protein; its protein translation is MEPRAAIHRSGALLLLAAILAAAVTSASAIGDRCAACKAVAAELEIGISSEKPRNHLDLRNRLNSKGQREGKVIDYRVSELRVVELLDGLCDKMQDYTLKKLESGEKGWVKVTDWNSFQTENKAAARAHSKNLSTFCGRLLEETEDELAEWIKTSSTESENVSKALCEDISKHCQSTSATIQIDDEL